From a single Phragmites australis chromosome 7, lpPhrAust1.1, whole genome shotgun sequence genomic region:
- the LOC133924013 gene encoding uncharacterized protein LOC133924013: MMVPLDPSGKPTSQRRIAEGDTVVVYERHDAMRAVAVRAGGVLQNRFGVFRHDDWLGRPFGSKVYSSASGGGGKGGGGKGFVHLLAPTPELWTLVLSHRTQILYIADISLVVAYLELVPGCVVLESGTGSGSLTTSLARAVAPHGRVHTFDFHEQRAASVREDFERNGLSTLITVNVRDIQGEGFPEEHRGAADAVFLDLPQPWLAVPSVGLMLKQDGVLCSFSPCIEQVQRACEAMRPCFTDIRTFEILLRTYEVRDGALKSATAYEEATMGPLPQKRKKITPPGENSDCTQKNSSVLVRPCSSARGHTGYLTFARLRL, from the exons ATGATGGTCCCGCTCGACCCCTCGGGCAAGCCCACCTCGCAGAGGCGCATCGCGGAGGGCGACACCGTCGTGGTGTACGAGCGCCACGACGCGATGCGCGCCGTCGCCGtgcgcgccggcggcgtgctccAGAACCGGTTCGGCGTCTTCCGCCACGACGACTGGCTCGGACGCCCCTTCGGATCCAAGGTCTACAGCTCCGCCAGCGGCGGTGGAGGCAAGGGCGGAGGCGGCAAAGGGTTTGTGCACCTCCTGGCGCCGACCCCGGAGCTCTGGACGCTGGTGCTCAGCCACCGGACGCAGATCCTCTACATTGCTGACATCAGCCTCGTCGTGGCCTACCTCGAGCTCGTCCCCGGCTGCGTCGTTCTCGAGTCTGGCACCGGCAGCGGCTCGCTCACCACATCACTGGCACGCGCCGTCGCGCCGCACGGGCGCGTCCACACCTTCGACTTCCACGAGCAGAGGGCAGCCTCGGTGAG GGAAGACTTTGAGAGGAATGGCCTAAGCACCCTCATCACGGTCAATGTGCGGGATATACAAGGTGAAGGATTCCCAGAGGAGCATCGCGGTGCTGCTGATGCTGTCTTCCTGGACTTGCCCCAGCCTTGGCTCGCGGTACCATCTGTTGGATTGATGCTTAAGCAAGACGGTGTTTTGTGCTCCTTTTCACCTTGCATCGAGCAAGTGCAGCGTGCTTGTGAAGCAATGAGACCGTGTTTCACAG ATATTAGAACCTTTGAAATTCTTCTTCGTACCTATGAAGTAAGAGATGGTGCTCTTAAGAGTGCCACTGCCTATGAGGAGGCTACTATGGGGCCTCTTCcacagaaaaggaaaaaaattacaCCACCAGGAGAAAACTCGGACTGTACACAGAAGAATTCCTCTGTTTTGGTTAGGCCGTGCAGCAGTGCTAGAGGACACACTGGCTACTTGACCTTTGCAAGGCTTCGCTTGTGA
- the LOC133925412 gene encoding uncharacterized protein LOC133925412, with protein sequence MAGSSSTGFPWTPATIAIALNASLQVVREGNDDPLKENNIIQAVAKLHARPIRSRLTAPLQCVTTEDLRALLYHRRQMYLRVRELADHPSVIGFSRRQRTIVMSPDQYASHIQAFPEDEQLINKEISHFLTMYMLFGGGVMPGSRRKRRQSANQRGTEATSTNHPDNDEDEDDDDFMPPMPRRSNRNTGESSRNTARGRSRTTSRCHTTDREIGRGTTSEKPQDDDDDDDFMPQRPRPLRLPSPEDTDDPENDDGFARTHFYNFPEPSYPDSFDHRTWNSYANLFIEIMGGLSAE encoded by the exons atggcgggatcctctagtacaggctttccatggacacctgcaacgatcgctatagcacttaatgcctccttacaggttgtgcgcgaaggaaacgatgatccgttaaaggagaacaacataatccaagccgtggcgaaattgcatgcaagacccataCGTTCTAGGTTAACCGCGCCGCTCCAATGtgtaaccaccgaggaccttagggccctcttgtatcaccggcgtcaaatgtatctgagggtccgcgaactggccgaccatccttctgtgataggtttctctaggaggcaaagaacgatagtaatgtcgccggaccagtatgcatcccatattcag gctttcccggaagacgaacagttgatcaacaaagaaatctcacacttcttgacgatgtatatgctcttcggcgggggtgtgatgcctggttcgcgtagaaaacgacgacagtcagcgaatcaaaggggtacagaggcgacctctacgaatcatccagataatgacgaggacgaagacgatgacgatttcatgccccccatgcctagacgttcgaacagaaatacaggagaaagttctaggaacactgcaagaggacgttcacgcacaacatcgagatgccatacaactgatagggaaataggacgtggtaccacctcggagaaacctcaagatgatgacgacgacgacgatttcatgccacaacgaccccgccctctgaggcttccatctccggaggacaccgatgaccctgaaaatgatgatggatttgctcGTACTCATTTTTACAACTTCCCAGAACCATCTTACCCGGATAGCTTTGACCATCGCACCTGGAATTCTTAtgctaattt GTTCATTGAGATCATGGGAGGACTGTCCGCCGAGTAG